From a single Fusobacterium ulcerans ATCC 49185 genomic region:
- a CDS encoding multidrug resistance efflux transporter family protein has translation MKKALLFGIGASFFFSFTFVLNRQMNIGGGSWYWSSSLRYLFMLPILFCIVATKKQLSPVIEDIKKNPVSWFIWSTVGFGFFYAPLSFASAYGASWLVAGTWQLTIIAGALMSPFFYTIVDGKKIRSHIPKKFLLVSLVILTGIFLMLSEEAKKISIIDSLFVVVPVLFAAFSYPLGNRKMMELCSNRLSTLQRVFGMTLCSIPFWIIIVIFGFVQTGPPSHNQLIQSFIVAVSSGVIATIMFFKATDMVKGDTHKLAVVESTQVGELIFTLSGGILVFHDTVPTTLGIVGIILVAIGMMVNSFIQE, from the coding sequence ATGAAAAAAGCACTTTTATTTGGAATAGGAGCCTCTTTTTTCTTTTCCTTTACATTTGTCCTTAATAGACAGATGAATATAGGAGGAGGAAGCTGGTATTGGAGTTCATCTTTAAGATATCTCTTTATGCTTCCTATTTTATTTTGTATAGTAGCAACAAAAAAACAATTATCCCCAGTTATTGAAGATATCAAAAAAAATCCTGTTTCATGGTTTATATGGAGTACTGTAGGTTTTGGATTCTTTTATGCTCCTTTAAGTTTTGCTTCAGCATATGGAGCTTCATGGCTGGTAGCAGGAACATGGCAGTTGACTATTATTGCTGGTGCTCTTATGTCTCCATTTTTTTACACAATAGTTGATGGGAAAAAAATAAGAAGCCATATTCCAAAAAAGTTTCTGCTTGTTTCTCTTGTTATTTTGACTGGTATATTTCTTATGCTTTCTGAAGAAGCTAAAAAAATATCTATCATTGACAGTCTTTTTGTGGTTGTTCCTGTTCTTTTTGCAGCATTTTCTTATCCACTGGGAAACCGTAAAATGATGGAATTATGCAGCAACAGATTGAGTACTCTTCAAAGGGTATTTGGAATGACATTATGCAGTATTCCATTCTGGATAATCATTGTAATATTTGGTTTTGTGCAGACAGGACCTCCAAGCCATAATCAGCTTATTCAATCTTTTATTGTTGCTGTCTCATCTGGAGTTATTGCCACAATAATGTTTTTCAAAGCTACTGATATGGTTAAAGGAGATACTCACAAACTTGCTGTTGTAGAATCTACACAGGTTGGAGAGCTTATATTCACTCTCTCAGGAGGTATTCTTGTTTTCCATGACACTGTCCCTACTACTTTAGGAATAGTTGGAATAATCTTAGTAGCTATTGGAATGATGGTTAATAGTTTTATTCAGGAATAA